The genomic DNA GCTGCGGTGATTTGCTATGACGCAGCTGACGTCTTTGACACCAAGTGAGCGATTAGCACTCATTCTGATCCTCCTTTACTTGGACGGGCCAGCAATAGGAGGAAAAATGTCGCACCCAGGGCTGAAGTGAGGATGCTAGCTGGGAGTTCAATAGGTGCCCTGAGCCATCTTGCGGCAAGGTCAGCTGCCACTACCAATGTTGCTCCCTGCACAGCCGCAAGTGCCACGAGGCCGCGGTGACTGGCTCCAATTAGACGTCTGGCGATGTGCGGGACGATGAGTCCAACAAATGGTAAGGCGCCAGCAGCAGCCACAGCGCCTGCTACTAATATGCCTATGACCGCAATGGTATGTCGCCGTAGACGCTGAAGGTCGATGGACAGCGACTGAGCCGTGTCTTCTCCGAGGCCTAAGACGTCCAGTGCTGCAGCGACTTTGAGACCAGCGATCAGTCCCATGCTAAGCGTCACGCCAGCGATGATCACGTGCTCGTAGCCTTTGGCTGCCAGGCCCCCAATGAGGAACGATAGGGCCCGACCACTGCGTCCTGGTTCTTCCAGTGTCATCGTGATGAGGTAAGATGTCCCTGCACCTAGAAGTGCGTTAATGGCAAAACCCGAGAGCATGATATGCGTAGTTGAGCTCGTGATGGAATCCTGTG from Deltaproteobacteria bacterium includes the following:
- a CDS encoding iron ABC transporter permease; this translates as MMPHRKQSVWIISIVTLAVVVVASLIFGGSVLNWDDLTLGFTNHLGGAATTESASMAWTILTELRIPRALTAALVGSALAVAGVLAQGLFRENLASPTVLGTEAGGSIAAAIAFMLGWAHENPLLLPLAAFAGAIATTLMALGIAKRSQSQDSITSSTTHIMLSGFAINALLGAGTSYLITMTLEEPGRSGRALSFLIGGLAAKGYEHVIIAGVTLSMGLIAGLKVAAALDVLGLGEDTAQSLSIDLQRLRRHTIAVIGILVAGAVAAAGALPFVGLIVPHIARRLIGASHRGLVALAAVQGATLVVAADLAARWLRAPIELPASILTSALGATFFLLLLARPSKGGSE